The Leptolyngbya sp. 'hensonii' genome includes the window TCCCTGGCAACCGGCTGAGGGCCACCTGTGCCTGCCCCCGGCTGACGGGTTTGGGGATTTTTATCCCACTGACTTTAACCAGGGCCGCCATGCGATCGTTGGCATCCTGTCTGACTTTGCCTTCCGGGGTCAGAATCACGACTTCAAACATGCACTGCATGGAGAGGGCCTGGAGTTCATCCAGAGCAAACTTGGGGATGGAGGGAAATTTCTCCACCATACAGGTGCTGAGTTGCTCCTGCAATTGACGCCCCAACTGGGTTGTATTCACAGGAGCGGCCAGCGCTACTCCTGGAAGGGACAGGGCGATCCCAGCGATCGCAAGCCAGCCTACTCTCATCCTACATCCGCTCCAGGACGGGAATTCCCAGCAGGGACAGCCCCAGCTTCAGGGTGCGAGCGGTCAAATGGCACAGGATCAGGCGAGAGGTCCGCAGAGGTTCCTCGGCTGAGAGCACTGGGCAGCGATCGTAGAACTGGTTAAACTTCTGACTCAATTCAAACAGGTATTGACAGAGGCGATTCGGCAGCAGATCGGCCTCCACTGTGGCAATCACCTCGTCCAATTGCAACAGGTGCTTAGCAAGAGCCAGTTCAGTTTCTTCCTGCAAAGACAGGCTCACCCCGGTTCCCAGGTGGCCAAAGTCCACCTCCCCCTTACGGCTGATCCCCTGAATTCGTACATAGGCATAGAGCATATAGGGAGCCGTATTCCCCTGCAGGGCCAGCATTTTGTCGTAACTGAAGATATAGTCGCTGGTTCGGTTCTGACTCAGGTCGGCATACTTGACTGCACTCAAGCCCACCACCTGGGCTGCCCTTGCTTTGAACGATTCTGATTCCACCCGTCCTTCTTCCCGCAAACGGGTTTCCAGATCAGCACGGGCTCGATCAATGGCCTCATCCAGCAACTCCTGCAATCGCACCGTGTCCCCCGATCGGGTCTTCAGCTTCTTGCCATCTTCTCCTTGCACTAAGCCAAATGGCACATGAACCAGCTCGACGGACTCTGGCACCCAACCCGCTCGCCGGGCCACCTGGAAAACCTGGGCAAAGTGATTGGCCTGTCCAGCATCGGTGACATAGATTAGACGATCGGCTTGCTCCTCAATGATTCGATGTCGAAGAGCAGCCAGGTCAGTGGTGGCGTAATTAAACCCCCCATCTGTTTTTTGAATAATCAGGGGCAGGGGATCCCCCTCCCGATTGGTAAAGCCTTCCAGGAAGACACATCGGGCACCCTGATCTTCCACCAATAGACCAGCCTCTTCCAGATCCGCAACTACTGCCGGGAGCAGGGGATTGTAAAAGGACTCCCCCCGCTCCGTCAGGCGGATATCCAGCAGATCGTAAATCACCTGAAACTCACGGCGGGACTGGTTACACAGCAGTTGCCAGGCGTGTCGGGCATCTTCAGCCCCTGACTGTAACCGAACAACTTCCTGGCGGGCCGTTTCCTGAAACGTTGCATCCTGATCAAACTGCTGCTTGGCCTTGCGGTAGAGCGTCACCAGATCCCCCAGATCCAGGGCATCCGCAGTCGTCAGGGCAGTTGGATAGGCTGCTCGCAGATAGGCAATTAGCATCCCAAACTGGGTGCCCCAGTCTCCCACATGGTTCAGGCGCAGGACCTCATGCCCCTGGAACTCCAGGATGCGGGCGATACTATCGCCAATGATGGTGGAACGCAGATGACCGACATGCATCTCCTTGGCAATATTCGGACTGGAAAAGTCCACCACGATCCGACGGGGTTTGGCCACGGGAGGAATTCCCAGTCGATCGTCTGCCTGCCGATCAACCAACTGGGTGACCAGGTACTCTGGCTTCAAGGTCAGATTGATGAACCCTGGCCCCGCAATCACGGGTGGCAGGCAGAAACTGCCCACATCCAGGTGTTGTACCAGTGCTTCTGCGATTGCCCGGGGGGGCTGACCCAGCTTTTTAGTCAGAGCCAGGGGCAGGTTGGACTGGAAATCACCAAATTTGGGATTACTGGCAGCCACCAGGATGGGATCAGTTCCAGCCAGATCTGGGCCAAAGGCAGCTATCAGGGCCTTTTCAAAGCTGGATTTAAGGTGTGCGATCGTGGAATTCATCGGGGCTATCAATTCAAAATGGGTGGATATCAAGGGTCTGATGACAGACCTTGCAATGCCTGTGGGGAAACGATTGGCTGGGATCATGGGTGATCCCATTGCTGCGATCTCTGTGGTTCAAGTATACCGACAAAAAAATCCCCCACCATGCGGTAGGGGACACCCTCAGGGAAATCTGTCTGTGGAATTTAGACCAGCCACTCCAGAACGGCTTCGGCCTTGGTATTGGTGTTCCGTTCCAGGGTTTCACGGGTGAACTTCATGTGGATGGAGCGGGTCTGCTCGCCATCTGCGGCCACTGCCATGATGGGGTAGTCAATCAGGCCATCCTGGAAGGACATCTGGAAGCGGAAGGTGCCATCGGGACTGAGTTGGATGGGCCGACCCCCGATCGTAACCGTTGCATCAGGCTCAGTGGCCCCGTAGACAATCAGTTCAGCATCGGCAATCAGCCAAAACTGGCGGGGACGAATCGGTGCTGCAGAGGCAGAGAAACCGACGCCCGACATGCCCACACCCGACATGGTCAGCCCAGAAACCGTGGGGATGGCCCACATGCCCACCCCTGAGGGGAAGACATAGGAGCTGATGGATTCGATCGGCACCTGTTGCATCGAACCGAACAGAGAACCGGCGATGCGCTGTGCTTCAGCCCCTTCAGCCAGACCAAAGATTTCATCATAAATGGGGTTGCTGGTTGTCGCCTGACCCAGTTTGAGACTGGGGGGAACCAGGGTGATGAAGGTCTTACCGCGCAGGTCTTCATCCCAGCCGATCGTCAGGAATTGATCTTCGATCCAATCAGAGGGATAGACAGGGGGGACGCGCACGCTGGCAGAGCGGGCCAACACCAACCAGCGACCATCCATGCAGCGGTAGCCGATGTCGATCACATAGTCCCGATCACTGACCGGAATGGGAATGTACCATTCACGGGCCAATTCATCACAGGGATATTCCTGCAGACTGTGAGGACTTTGGTAATCGAGGCTGATATCAGTGACATCGTAGATCCGCAGGGCCAGTTGTTGACCTCCCTGGCGACGCAGGTCCTGCTTGTGCTCGTTAGAGATATCCCAATAGGTGTAAGCCCATTGAGGATCGCGAGGCATGAGAACAATGCGGCTCTGGCCATAGCCTTCTGGTAGCCCTGGCAAATGCTCATCGACTGAAACCAACTGACCACCCGTTCGATCCTCTTGACCTAATTCAAACTTAGTTGCTTCCACTTCTTCCTGCGCCTCCAGCATGCGAGATTGAACACCTGTTAACCGACTCCGATCAATTTCCTGAATCCCGGCCAGCAGTTGCTCCTTGCGCATGCGGCTGTAACGGGAAATTCCGTACTCACTGGCAATCTTCCGAAGTTGCCTTAAGGTCATTTCCTCCAGCGGGGGACGTTCCTTAGCCATAACTGTGATCTCCAATTTTTGATGACTTATGATTCCTTTGGGATCACGGGGATCGTGATTTTTCTTCATATTGCAGGAAACATCAGACTGGATCAAGGGGGAGCAAGACCGAATTATGAGCAAATCTACCGATTTACAACCTGATCGGGGATCATTATGTCATGATTTTCTGACAAAAGACTGGTTTGGGGGATCAAATCCACACTGGCGGTCATGATTTTGAGCCTGTTTCCGGCACAATGGTGTAATCCTGAATGCTGTGCTTTCTTCCATGACCCGACAGAGCCATATCATCAGTACCGTTCTTGCCCCTGCGATCGGCTTGTGGTTGCGATCCCAGGCCGAGCAGATTGACAATTTGCAGGTCAACATTGAAGGGGGCGATCGACAGATTCTCTCCGGCTGCTTGCCGCAGGTTACTGTAGCGGCCTGCCCAGCGGTGTATCAGGGGCTGCATTTGAGCGATATCAAGATCTCTGCCAGTGGCATCCGGATTAACCTGGGCCAGATTCTTAAGGGGAAGCCCCTGCGTCTATTGGAACCCATTGCCGTGACTGCAGACCTGATGATTCGGGCGGAAGATTTGAATTTATCGCTCCAGGGGCCGCTGCTGGCCAATGCCATGGTGGAATTTCTGGCCCAGATGGTGCGGTCTGGGCAACTGGCAACTCAGGGGGCGATCGCCCCGGATGCCCTGCTCAATCTGAAAAATCTCCAGATTCAACTGCAGTCTGAGCAGTTGCAATTGCGTGGAGAACTGCTATCTGACCCTGCTCCTGCAACACCCGTGACGATTCAAATGGGGGTCCAGCGCATCAGTGAGCACGAATTAGAATTCAATCAACTCCGACTGGTGATGGCTGAGGCCGCCCCCGTGGAGTCAGGCAGTTTCCGCATCGATTTAGGGACAGATGTGAAGCTGGAAGAACTGACGCTGGCTCCTGATCATCTCACCTGTCGGGGCCTGTTGACGGTGAATCCGTAAGCAGTGGAAGGGCTGGTCCAGCATGCTTTCCCCTGGGCCTCGAAGGGTCTGATGGGTGGGGAGACTACTGAACTATCCAGAATCTGGGCAGAATCGGTAGCACCAGGGTAACGAAATAGTAGACCAGGGGAGCCGTGAAGACATAACTGTCTGCCCGATCGAGAATGCCACCATGGCCTGGGATCAACTGTCCGGAGTCTTTGATCCCGGCATCACGCTTCATCATGGATTCGGTCAGATCTCCTAAAAGGCTGGCAATGCCGATCAGTAACCCCAGGGCCACCCCACTCAGCGGCCAGCCTGACCACTGGAGAGACCAGGCCCCCAGAACCGCAACCACCACACTGGCTGTAACTCCAAAGACGGCCCCTTCCACCGTTTTCTTCGGACTGATGTCAGACAGTCGAGTACGGCCAAAAGCCTTGCCCACGATGTAAGCGCCAATATCCGCAGCCCAGATGCAGCCAAAGGCCAGCAAGGTACAGGTTAATCCCTGGGGCAAGGATTGTAGATCTGCCCAGCTATGGGGCCAATATCCCTGCAGGGGCAGGTTAGTTGTCTCAGCCGTCCCCAACGATCGCAAACGCACCCAGTAACTCGGCAGGTAACCGCAGTAGAACAGGCCCAGAATGGAAGCGGCAATATCAGCGATCGTGGCAAATTTGGGTTGAAAGAGGAGATAGAAGCAGATTAAGGAACCAGCAATGGGGACGACTGCATCAGCCAGTTCCAGGGAGACTGTAGAAATGATCAGCAAGATTTGACTGGCCACCATGGTGGTTTTGGCGGCTGGGGCAATCCCTTTAGAGCGGGCCATTTGAAAGTATTCCAGCTCTCCGAGATAGACAATAATACTGAAACAGAGTGTGAAGTACCACCCTCCTAAGAGCGTCATTCCCAGGGCAAGGATGACTGCAACAATTCCGCTCAGGACACGAGGCAAGGGCATACAGGATTTAACTTAAAACAGATGACACAGAGCTAGATGGGCCATGCTCACCGTGGCCCTATCCCTATTCTGAAGGGCTATTCGGATCAGAGGGGAGAGTTTTAGATCATTAAGTACCCGGTGTAACGTTCCTTTGAGGCCCACCCTGATCGTTAAACCGTCTTACTTAACTTTATAAGGTTAATCGACGATTAAGAAGTTTAAGAAATGAATTCAGACCCTTTAGTGGATTTAGGAGTTGTTTCCCTGGGTGCTGGGGCTACAGTCACCCCTTGGGTAAGGATGGGGCATGGCATTAATCCAGCTTTTCGCCACTGAGGACAAAAATCGGGTCTGTAGCGGCAAAAACCTGATGGTTCCCCCGTCGTTCCAGGCGATTCATCCCTGATTGGACAATCTCAATATTCCGGACCTGCAGTTCGGCAAAACTCTCTGAAATGGTATACAACCCTTGTAAATTAGCGGCTGTCGTTACCAGTCGCCCCTGGGGTTGCAGGTATTGCCAGACTTCTTTCAAGATTTCTTTCATCGATCGTCCCCCTTCTAGGCAGACGCAATCCGGCTGGTCGGAGAGCTGACTGAGGCATTCTGGTGCACTGCCCTCAATCACGTCCACATTGCCCACCTGGAAGCGATCGCAGTTGCGCCGAATCAGATTGGCCACCTCTTCATCCCGCTCCACGGCAATGACTTTGCCCTGGGGACAGAGGAGGCCGACTTCGACGGGAATGGTTCCGGTTCCAGCTCCGATATCCCACAACACGGAATTGGGCTTGAGGCGAAGATGGGACAACAAAATGAGCCGGATCTCGCGCTGGCTGAGGGGAATTCCAGGTAACCGTTCAAACAACTCATCCGGAATTCCCGGTGTAATGTAAGGCCAGAGAGGCGATGGCATGGCTAAGGATAGGGATGAGGGCATCGGATGCTTTCATCCTATCGTCTCGAGGGATGCTCCGATCTGCAGGGTGCGTCAATTACTGTTTCACGACCACCAGGGTTGCCAGGGTTGAATCCGCACAGCCCGTGATCTGACCACCAGCCGCCTGGATTGCCCGGAGAGCAGCAATGACCTCGAGACGGATGGGTTCGCCGGGGAGGAGAAGGGGAATGCCCGGTGGATAGGGGCAGATCAGCTCGGCACTGATTCGATCGATCGCCTGGGCTACAGGAACGATTTCCGTTGGTGCGAAGTACGCATGACGGGGAGATAAGACGGGCGTGGAAAGGTCGAAGCTCAAAGTTGACTGGTCCCAGTTTTGGAGGTTGGAGGTTGGAGGTTGGATAGGGAACTGCTCTGCTAAAGTTCTCAATCCCTGAACTAAGCGATCGATATCTGGCTCTGTATTCCCCAGACTGATGATGAAGGTCAGATGGCGGTAGGACGGGAATTCCGCCGTCACACCCAAGTCCCTGTCGAGAATTTCGTCCGCCGCAAAACCCGTTAATCCCAGTCCCGCCACGGTCACGGTCAGACGGGTGCGATCGAGGGCATGGAAACCGGGATGGCTCCCCACCTGATCGGAACCGAGAACCGTCAAGCCGGGAATGGTGCTGATCTGCTGGCGGGCTCGATCGGCCAGGGCCAGGGTATGGGCCATCCACTCCTGACCCTGCAGGGCCATCTGCTGGCGGGCTGTGTCCAGGGAGGCCAGCAACAGGTAACTGGGGCTAGTGGTTTGGACTAACCGCAGGGTCCGACTGATCCGATCTGGATCGATTCGTTGCCCACGCAGGTGCAACATGGCGGCC containing:
- a CDS encoding DUF2993 domain-containing protein, translated to MLSSMTRQSHIISTVLAPAIGLWLRSQAEQIDNLQVNIEGGDRQILSGCLPQVTVAACPAVYQGLHLSDIKISASGIRINLGQILKGKPLRLLEPIAVTADLMIRAEDLNLSLQGPLLANAMVEFLAQMVRSGQLATQGAIAPDALLNLKNLQIQLQSEQLQLRGELLSDPAPATPVTIQMGVQRISEHELEFNQLRLVMAEAAPVESGSFRIDLGTDVKLEELTLAPDHLTCRGLLTVNP
- a CDS encoding phosphatidate cytidylyltransferase; amino-acid sequence: MPLPRVLSGIVAVILALGMTLLGGWYFTLCFSIIVYLGELEYFQMARSKGIAPAAKTTMVASQILLIISTVSLELADAVVPIAGSLICFYLLFQPKFATIADIAASILGLFYCGYLPSYWVRLRSLGTAETTNLPLQGYWPHSWADLQSLPQGLTCTLLAFGCIWAADIGAYIVGKAFGRTRLSDISPKKTVEGAVFGVTASVVVAVLGAWSLQWSGWPLSGVALGLLIGIASLLGDLTESMMKRDAGIKDSGQLIPGHGGILDRADSYVFTAPLVYYFVTLVLPILPRFWIVQ
- a CDS encoding DUF4912 domain-containing protein, which encodes MAKERPPLEEMTLRQLRKIASEYGISRYSRMRKEQLLAGIQEIDRSRLTGVQSRMLEAQEEVEATKFELGQEDRTGGQLVSVDEHLPGLPEGYGQSRIVLMPRDPQWAYTYWDISNEHKQDLRRQGGQQLALRIYDVTDISLDYQSPHSLQEYPCDELAREWYIPIPVSDRDYVIDIGYRCMDGRWLVLARSASVRVPPVYPSDWIEDQFLTIGWDEDLRGKTFITLVPPSLKLGQATTSNPIYDEIFGLAEGAEAQRIAGSLFGSMQQVPIESISSYVFPSGVGMWAIPTVSGLTMSGVGMSGVGFSASAAPIRPRQFWLIADAELIVYGATEPDATVTIGGRPIQLSPDGTFRFQMSFQDGLIDYPIMAVAADGEQTRSIHMKFTRETLERNTNTKAEAVLEWLV
- the cbiT gene encoding precorrin-6Y C5,15-methyltransferase subunit CbiT, with amino-acid sequence MPSSLSLAMPSPLWPYITPGIPDELFERLPGIPLSQREIRLILLSHLRLKPNSVLWDIGAGTGTIPVEVGLLCPQGKVIAVERDEEVANLIRRNCDRFQVGNVDVIEGSAPECLSQLSDQPDCVCLEGGRSMKEILKEVWQYLQPQGRLVTTAANLQGLYTISESFAELQVRNIEIVQSGMNRLERRGNHQVFAATDPIFVLSGEKLD
- the argS gene encoding arginine--tRNA ligase, coding for MNSTIAHLKSSFEKALIAAFGPDLAGTDPILVAASNPKFGDFQSNLPLALTKKLGQPPRAIAEALVQHLDVGSFCLPPVIAGPGFINLTLKPEYLVTQLVDRQADDRLGIPPVAKPRRIVVDFSSPNIAKEMHVGHLRSTIIGDSIARILEFQGHEVLRLNHVGDWGTQFGMLIAYLRAAYPTALTTADALDLGDLVTLYRKAKQQFDQDATFQETARQEVVRLQSGAEDARHAWQLLCNQSRREFQVIYDLLDIRLTERGESFYNPLLPAVVADLEEAGLLVEDQGARCVFLEGFTNREGDPLPLIIQKTDGGFNYATTDLAALRHRIIEEQADRLIYVTDAGQANHFAQVFQVARRAGWVPESVELVHVPFGLVQGEDGKKLKTRSGDTVRLQELLDEAIDRARADLETRLREEGRVESESFKARAAQVVGLSAVKYADLSQNRTSDYIFSYDKMLALQGNTAPYMLYAYVRIQGISRKGEVDFGHLGTGVSLSLQEETELALAKHLLQLDEVIATVEADLLPNRLCQYLFELSQKFNQFYDRCPVLSAEEPLRTSRLILCHLTARTLKLGLSLLGIPVLERM
- a CDS encoding aminotransferase class I/II-fold pyridoxal phosphate-dependent enzyme, producing the protein MHPETTPLLSALLQRAALDRAPFYTPGHKQGQGLAPSLLAALGSAPGRLDLPELPGLDNLAAPDGVIREAQDLAAATFGADHTWFLVNGSTAGVIAMILATCSPGDRILLPRNVHQSAIAGLILSGAVPVFVQPDYDPQQDLLCSLSPARVATALEQSPQIRAVLLVSPTYHGICGNVAAIAQIAHAHEIPLLVDEAHGPHFAFHPELPTPALAAGADLVVQSTHKVLSALTQAAMLHLRGQRIDPDRISRTLRLVQTTSPSYLLLASLDTARQQMALQGQEWMAHTLALADRARQQISTIPGLTVLGSDQVGSHPGFHALDRTRLTVTVAGLGLTGFAADEILDRDLGVTAEFPSYRHLTFIISLGNTEPDIDRLVQGLRTLAEQFPIQPPTSNLQNWDQSTLSFDLSTPVLSPRHAYFAPTEIVPVAQAIDRISAELICPYPPGIPLLLPGEPIRLEVIAALRAIQAAGGQITGCADSTLATLVVVKQ